GCCGCGCTCCTTCAAGAGCGCGAAGTGGACGGCGGCCGACGCCGTACTCCTCGACGAACTCTCAGGCCTGATCGAGCGGCCCGCCGGCTACGGACACGTGATCATCGACGAGGCCCAGGACCTGTCCCCGATGCAGTGCCGCGCGGTCGCCCGCCGCAGTGAGCACGGCTCGATCACCGTCCTCGGCGACCTCGCCCAGGGCACCGCGCCCTGGGCGGCCCGCTCCTGGACCGAACAACTGGAGCTCCTGGGCAAGCCGCAGGCGCAGGTGATCGCCCTGACCACCGGGTTCAGGGTGCCGGCCGCGGTGGTGGAGCTGGCCAACGAGCTCCTGGCCGAGCTGCACGTGGACGTCCCCGCGACTCGTTCCTTCCGTACCGACGGCCGGCTGCGCACCACCGACGTCACCGACCTCGAGAAGGCGGTCGTCGAGGCGGCGCGCGAGGCGCTCGGCCACGAGGGATCGATCGGCGTACTGGTCCCGGACGTGCTCACGGAGAGCGTGACGGCGGCGCTCGTCGGCGCACAACTGCCCGTAGGGGGCGAGAGGTTGACCGTCATGCCGGTCTCGACGGTCAAGGGCCTGGAGTACGACCACGTGATCGTCGCGGAGCCGGCCGACATCGTCGAAGCGGAGACCCGCGGCCTCAACCGGCTCTATGTCGCCCTGACCCGGGCGGTGTCACGGCTCGACATCCTCAGTAGCCGTGACTGGATGCCCCGTCACTGAGCAGCGAGAACGCCAGCTCGGCGGCGGCCACGGCCTCGGGGTGCACCTGACGGACACTGCGGCCGCCCGCCAGCTCGGCCCAGTTCCTCCGGGCGAGCATCTGCCGTACGACGATGAACTGCGCGGCCACCAGCGAGTGGGCGAGCGGCCCCGACGCCGTGCCGGGCGCTTCGGCCAGCGCCCCGGCCAGTGCCTCGGTGTCCGCCGCGGCGTACTCGGCGACCCTGGCCGTCAGGCTCGGGGTGTCGAACACCAGCCGGTGGAAGGCCAGTACCTGCGGGTGGTCGCAGAGCCCGGTGACCGGATCGTGCGCGTCGAGTCCCGCCCGGAAGTGCCGGTGCAGCGCCTGCAGCGGAGTGTCGCCGGCCTCGCGGTCCCGCACGACCCCGGCCGACTCGCCCTGGTGATCGGCGAACCGGTGGAGGACGAGGTCCTCCTTGGACGCGAAGTAGCGGAAGAGCGTCGGCTTGGAGACCTCGGCCGCGGCCGCGATGTCGGCGACGCCCACCCGGTCGAAGCCGTCGGCCAGGAACATCTCGATGGCGGTGTCGGAGAGGAGCTGGCGGGTGCGGTCCTTCTTGCGCTCGCGCAGACCGGCGGGTTCACTCATGCCACCACGATATACGGGAACGTTTGTAACCGGGTTACGCGGGGAGTGCGGCGAGCGCCTCGATCTCCACCCGGAACGCCGGATGGACCAGCCCCACCACCTGCACCAGCGAGCAGGCGGGCGGCCGTTCGACGTCGATGAACTCGTCCCGCACCTTCCGGAACGCCCCCAGATCGGCCAAGTCCGTGAGAAAGACGGTGAGTTTGGCGACGTCGGCGAGCTCCGCGCCCGCCCCGGCCAGCGCAGCCCGCAGATTCACGAACACCTGCCGTATCTGGGCCTCGGCATCGCCCTCGCCGACGATCCGCCCCTCCGCATCCACCGGCACCTGGCCGGAGACGGCGACGGACTTCCCGCTGAAAGCGACCGCGTGGCTGTATCCATTCGTCGGCGGC
The sequence above is drawn from the Streptomyces sp. NBC_01465 genome and encodes:
- a CDS encoding TetR/AcrR family transcriptional regulator; the protein is MSEPAGLRERKKDRTRQLLSDTAIEMFLADGFDRVGVADIAAAAEVSKPTLFRYFASKEDLVLHRFADHQGESAGVVRDREAGDTPLQALHRHFRAGLDAHDPVTGLCDHPQVLAFHRLVFDTPSLTARVAEYAAADTEALAGALAEAPGTASGPLAHSLVAAQFIVVRQMLARRNWAELAGGRSVRQVHPEAVAAAELAFSLLSDGASSHGY
- a CDS encoding RidA family protein, producing the protein MEHFLRPEGTPPTNGYSHAVAFSGKSVAVSGQVPVDAEGRIVGEGDAEAQIRQVFVNLRAALAGAGAELADVAKLTVFLTDLADLGAFRKVRDEFIDVERPPACSLVQVVGLVHPAFRVEIEALAALPA